A genomic segment from Nodularia sphaerocarpa UHCC 0038 encodes:
- a CDS encoding alpha/beta fold hydrolase, which translates to MTGTTQQIPSVNLEKLVWTWQGYKIQYTVMGTGRPLVLVHGFGASIGHWRKNIPVLANAGYQVFALDLLGFGGSDKAAIDYTVEVWVELLKDFWAEHIQEPAVFIGNSIGALISLMVLAEHPEISAAGVLINSAGGLSHRPHELNPPLRMVMGAFNRFVRSPITGTFVYNRIRQKSQIRRTLYQVYRNREAVTDELVDILYTPSCDPGAQQVFASILTAPPGPSPEELLPKITRPLLVIWGADDPWTPITGAKIYEQACENGKDIKIVPIPNAGHCPHDEVPDVVNAHIVAWLAQNS; encoded by the coding sequence ATGACCGGAACTACACAGCAGATACCTTCTGTCAACTTAGAAAAACTGGTTTGGACTTGGCAAGGTTACAAAATTCAATATACCGTTATGGGTACTGGTCGCCCCTTGGTACTGGTTCACGGCTTTGGTGCTTCTATTGGACACTGGCGGAAAAATATCCCGGTTTTAGCTAACGCGGGCTATCAGGTTTTTGCTTTGGATCTTTTGGGTTTTGGTGGTTCTGATAAAGCCGCAATTGATTACACTGTAGAAGTGTGGGTAGAATTGCTGAAAGATTTTTGGGCAGAACACATCCAAGAACCTGCGGTATTTATTGGTAACTCTATTGGCGCACTTATAAGTTTGATGGTGCTGGCTGAACATCCAGAAATTAGTGCAGCTGGTGTTTTAATTAACTCTGCTGGTGGTTTGAGTCATCGTCCCCATGAGTTAAATCCACCTTTACGGATGGTGATGGGCGCTTTTAACAGATTTGTGCGATCGCCTATTACAGGTACATTTGTCTATAACCGCATTCGTCAAAAATCCCAAATTCGTCGCACCCTATACCAAGTTTACCGCAACCGTGAAGCCGTCACAGATGAATTAGTCGATATTCTTTATACCCCATCTTGTGATCCCGGAGCGCAGCAAGTTTTCGCCTCCATCCTCACAGCGCCTCCTGGCCCTAGTCCAGAGGAACTATTACCCAAAATCACACGTCCTTTATTAGTAATTTGGGGTGCTGATGATCCCTGGACACCAATTACCGGGGCGAAGATTTATGAACAGGCGTGTGAAAATGGCAAAGACATCAAGATTGTTCCCATTCCTAACGCTGGTCATTGTCCCCACGATGAAGTTCCAGATGTTGTTAACGCCCACATTGTCGCTTGGTTGGCGCAAAATTCATAA
- a CDS encoding NAD(P)H dehydrogenase subunit NdhS, with amino-acid sequence MILPGSTVRVKNPADTYYRYEGLVQRISDGKVAVLFEGGNWDKLITFRLSELEAVELTAGRKGK; translated from the coding sequence ATGATTCTGCCTGGATCAACAGTTCGCGTCAAAAATCCCGCAGACACCTATTATCGCTACGAAGGACTTGTACAACGCATCAGTGATGGCAAGGTAGCGGTATTATTTGAAGGTGGCAACTGGGATAAATTAATTACCTTTCGCCTATCAGAATTAGAAGCCGTAGAACTTACAGCCGGAAGAAAAGGGAAATAG
- a CDS encoding HAS-barrel domain-containing protein, translating into MRLPLPQFATSHRHPNHIGEVIETTSTEFLSQCLEPEDLSFPPMPAFGSWVCAADEESGNRIYAVLYHATTMPIDSVHRAVALGLSLQDLREEQPQIFAMLKTEFRAAIVGFEHSSPTLGSNPGVYQYLPPRPPQIHQAVYRCEPEAIIKFTESVDFLRTLLSVTGAPVEALTAAAIRHIYQLRQADRQWLIKAGRTLSVLLKDDYDRLRFILSQIHP; encoded by the coding sequence ATGCGTCTACCTTTACCACAGTTTGCCACAAGCCATCGCCACCCGAACCACATTGGGGAGGTAATTGAAACTACTTCTACCGAATTTCTATCACAGTGTTTGGAACCAGAAGACTTGAGTTTTCCCCCCATGCCTGCTTTTGGTAGTTGGGTTTGTGCTGCGGATGAAGAATCAGGCAATCGAATTTATGCTGTGCTGTATCACGCTACAACCATGCCCATCGATTCGGTACATCGGGCTGTGGCGCTGGGGTTGTCATTGCAGGATTTACGCGAAGAACAACCCCAAATCTTTGCCATGCTTAAAACTGAATTTCGGGCAGCCATTGTAGGTTTTGAGCATTCTTCCCCGACTCTAGGTTCTAACCCAGGGGTATATCAGTATCTACCACCCCGCCCTCCGCAAATTCATCAAGCTGTTTATCGATGTGAACCAGAAGCCATCATCAAATTCACAGAGTCAGTAGATTTTTTGCGGACATTGCTTTCTGTAACTGGTGCGCCAGTAGAGGCGTTAACAGCAGCAGCTATCCGCCATATCTACCAGTTGCGCCAAGCTGACCGACAATGGTTGATTAAAGCTGGACGAACTCTGAGCGTTTTGTTAAAAGACGACTACGATCGCTTACGGTTTATTTTAAGTCAAATCCATCCCTAG
- a CDS encoding cation:proton antiporter, which yields MELLSQVLALEPTSQVLGEEAIVSFAVLLVVILVIPILFERLRLPALIGLVFSGVVLGPSGWDLFHAESPIIRLLSDIGLFYLMFVAGLEVEVKHFVRQKRSWGFGILTFSFPLVIGTLIGQFFHWQWNAAILIGSLLANYTLLAYPILSRLGVLNNQAVTITMKATVFTNLSAVLVLAVCVATTDTEPFSFAQLLPLLIWLSVYTMTILVGFDWAGKELFRRFGDDEGNKFLFVLLTVFLAAVGAQFIGIETIVGAFLAGLVVNQAVGEGPVKEKLVFIGSVLFIPIFLVNFGSIIDLPALITSIDNWQLTFLIVVGLISSKFIAALLTKLLYRYNWGEMLTIWSLSIPQMGTTLAATFVGYRAGLFPQSVLNSVFVLMLVTSILGLWITSQTARGLVSTAVTQADPPTLFEQNSEAKHSPVTIVVPVYNPQTQQYLLEMAALLANITQGKIVPLAIATAAAQMDAPQLEIVLRRSERLLAKATAQSRLLGVEAEPLLRIDDAFALGISRAAREQKASLIIMGWGKRTGLRARLFGNVIDSVLWASHCPVAVTRLMDSPKKIQRILVPLENLTASSLQPVKFAQMLAEANQAQVTVLHVCMGEARGSEKIASKRSHLALLMSQLAVPHPPEIQIIAHENAAQAILQAARLYDLVVLPFIRNRTSPGGLTMSDVTTQLAGQLTCSIVMLGEAQHTQLQMSIPEISHSTTAI from the coding sequence ATGGAACTATTATCACAAGTTCTGGCTCTAGAACCAACTTCTCAAGTTCTCGGCGAGGAAGCAATTGTGAGCTTTGCTGTTTTGCTGGTGGTGATCTTAGTTATACCCATCCTCTTTGAAAGGTTGAGACTACCAGCATTAATCGGCTTAGTCTTCTCTGGGGTAGTACTGGGGCCATCAGGCTGGGATCTCTTCCATGCAGAATCACCGATAATTAGGCTTTTATCAGACATTGGCCTATTTTACTTGATGTTTGTAGCAGGTTTAGAAGTAGAAGTCAAGCATTTTGTCCGCCAAAAACGCTCCTGGGGATTTGGCATCCTCACCTTTAGTTTCCCTCTCGTTATAGGAACCTTAATCGGACAGTTTTTTCATTGGCAATGGAATGCGGCGATTTTAATTGGCTCTTTGTTAGCTAACTATACCCTGTTGGCATATCCCATTCTCAGTCGTCTGGGAGTGCTAAATAATCAAGCTGTGACGATCACAATGAAAGCCACCGTTTTTACCAATCTCAGTGCTGTGCTGGTATTAGCTGTATGTGTGGCGACTACTGACACGGAGCCATTCAGCTTTGCTCAACTACTTCCCCTATTGATTTGGTTAAGTGTTTACACTATGACCATTTTGGTGGGATTTGATTGGGCGGGTAAAGAATTATTCCGGCGATTTGGAGACGACGAGGGTAATAAGTTTTTGTTTGTGTTACTTACCGTATTTCTGGCTGCGGTGGGCGCTCAATTCATTGGCATAGAAACAATTGTCGGAGCCTTTTTAGCAGGTTTGGTGGTAAATCAAGCTGTGGGTGAAGGGCCAGTGAAGGAAAAATTGGTATTTATCGGCAGTGTGCTATTTATTCCCATTTTCTTAGTCAATTTTGGCTCAATCATTGATCTGCCTGCTTTGATTACCAGCATTGACAACTGGCAATTAACGTTTTTGATAGTAGTGGGTTTAATTAGCAGCAAATTCATCGCAGCTTTATTGACAAAACTGCTTTACCGCTATAACTGGGGGGAAATGCTTACCATCTGGTCGCTATCCATACCTCAGATGGGTACAACTTTAGCCGCCACTTTTGTGGGATATCGGGCTGGGTTGTTTCCACAGTCAGTATTAAACAGTGTCTTTGTTTTAATGCTCGTGACTTCAATCTTAGGGCTATGGATCACCAGTCAAACAGCCCGTGGTTTGGTTTCCACAGCAGTTACACAAGCAGATCCCCCAACTTTATTTGAGCAGAACTCAGAAGCCAAACATAGTCCTGTGACTATAGTTGTACCTGTTTATAATCCTCAAACTCAGCAATATTTGCTGGAAATGGCGGCATTATTGGCAAATATTACCCAAGGAAAAATTGTCCCATTAGCGATCGCCACTGCTGCGGCTCAGATGGATGCACCACAATTAGAAATTGTTCTGCGCCGCAGTGAACGGTTACTCGCAAAAGCCACAGCCCAAAGTCGATTATTGGGAGTAGAAGCCGAACCATTGCTGCGAATTGATGATGCTTTTGCTCTAGGTATTAGTCGAGCCGCCCGCGAACAAAAGGCGAGTTTAATCATCATGGGTTGGGGTAAACGCACTGGTTTGAGAGCGCGTTTATTTGGTAATGTCATTGATAGCGTACTGTGGGCATCTCATTGTCCAGTGGCGGTGACTCGTCTGATGGACTCACCGAAAAAAATTCAACGCATTTTAGTCCCCTTAGAAAATTTAACAGCATCATCATTGCAACCTGTAAAATTTGCCCAGATGCTGGCTGAGGCTAATCAAGCCCAAGTTACTGTACTTCATGTGTGCATGGGTGAAGCTCGTGGTTCCGAGAAAATCGCTAGCAAGCGATCGCACCTGGCCCTGTTAATGTCTCAATTAGCTGTGCCTCATCCCCCAGAAATTCAAATCATCGCTCATGAAAATGCTGCCCAAGCAATTTTACAAGCTGCACGATTATATGATTTAGTAGTGTTACCCTTTATACGTAATCGTACAAGTCCTGGTGGGTTAACTATGAGCGATGTCACAACCCAGTTAGCTGGGCAACTTACCTGCTCTATCGTTATGCTGGGAGAAGCACAGCACACTCAACTACAAATGTCAATACCAGAGATTTCCCACTCTACAACTGCTATTTAA
- a CDS encoding UDP-glucuronic acid decarboxylase family protein, which translates to MRILVTGGAGFIGSHLIDRLIPAGHEVICLDNFYTGHKHNILKWINNPNFELIRHDITEPIRLEVDQIYHLACPASPVHYQYNPVKTVKTNVMGTLNMLGLAKRVKARFFLASTSEVYGDPEVHPQTEEYRGSVNPIGIRSCYDEGKRIAETLAFDYYRQNKVEIRVARIFNTYGPRMLENDGRVVSNFIVQALQGNPLTVYGDGSQTRSFCYVSDLVEGFIRLMNGDYVGPVNLGNPGEYTILELAQAVQNMVNPDAKIKFEPLPSDDPRRRQPDITKAKTLLNWEPTIPLQEGLKLTVEDFRQRMNSDI; encoded by the coding sequence ATGAGAATTTTGGTTACAGGCGGTGCTGGATTTATTGGTTCCCATCTCATTGATAGATTAATCCCTGCCGGGCATGAGGTCATTTGCTTAGATAACTTTTACACAGGTCATAAACACAATATCCTCAAATGGATCAATAATCCCAATTTTGAACTGATCCGCCATGACATCACAGAACCAATTCGCTTAGAAGTGGATCAAATTTATCATCTAGCCTGTCCAGCTTCTCCTGTACATTACCAGTACAACCCAGTTAAAACCGTTAAAACTAACGTCATGGGGACACTGAATATGTTGGGACTGGCTAAACGCGTTAAAGCTAGATTCTTTTTGGCCTCAACCAGCGAAGTTTATGGTGATCCTGAAGTTCATCCCCAAACAGAAGAGTATCGGGGTAGCGTTAATCCTATCGGCATCCGTTCATGTTACGACGAAGGCAAACGCATTGCCGAAACTTTGGCATTTGATTACTACAGACAAAATAAAGTCGAGATTCGGGTGGCGCGGATTTTCAACACCTACGGACCGAGAATGTTAGAAAACGATGGTCGGGTAGTGAGTAACTTCATAGTTCAAGCGTTACAGGGTAATCCTTTAACTGTGTACGGTGATGGTTCCCAAACTCGCAGTTTCTGTTACGTTTCTGACTTGGTAGAAGGGTTTATCCGCCTAATGAATGGGGACTATGTTGGCCCAGTGAATTTGGGTAATCCTGGGGAGTACACAATTTTGGAATTGGCGCAAGCTGTGCAGAACATGGTGAACCCGGACGCAAAAATTAAGTTTGAACCACTACCTTCTGATGATCCGCGTCGTCGTCAGCCTGATATTACCAAAGCTAAAACTTTGTTAAATTGGGAACCTACGATTCCGTTACAAGAGGGGTTAAAACTGACTGTAGAAGATTTCCGTCAGCGAATGAACAGCGATATTTAG
- a CDS encoding UDP-glucose dehydrogenase family protein has translation MRVCVIGTGYVGLVTGACLAYIGHDVICVDNNEEKVKLMKSGQSPIFEPGLSEIMQSAIQTEKIHFTTDIAAGVAHGEVLFIAVGTPPLPTGESDTRYVEAVARGIGENLNGGYKVIVNKSTVPIGSGDWVRMIVLDGIAERQKTLVPAGGVAIEEKLPEDLPQFDVVSNPEFLREGSAVYDTFNPDRIVLGGNSQRAIALMKELYTPIVERQYAVDKSLPPVPVLSTDLSSAEMIKYAANAFLATKISFINEVANICDRVGADVTQVAKGIGLDSRIGNKFLNAGIGWGGSCFPKDVSALIHTAEDYGYEAQIMKAAVSVNERQRLIALEKLQQVLKILKGKTVGLLGLTFKPDTDDMRDAPALNLIEQLNRLGAKVKAYDPIVSQTGLRHGLTGVLVETDAERLADGCDALVLVTEWQQFSSLDYAKMAKLMNHPVMIDGRNFLDPETMVRAGFQYVGVGR, from the coding sequence ATGCGTGTTTGCGTAATTGGTACTGGTTACGTTGGTTTGGTTACAGGTGCTTGCTTGGCTTATATCGGGCATGATGTAATTTGCGTCGATAATAATGAGGAAAAAGTTAAATTAATGAAATCTGGGCAGTCCCCAATTTTTGAGCCGGGACTCTCAGAGATTATGCAGTCTGCTATTCAAACAGAAAAAATCCATTTTACTACAGATATTGCCGCCGGAGTTGCCCACGGGGAAGTTCTATTTATAGCTGTAGGAACACCTCCTTTACCTACGGGGGAAAGTGATACCCGTTATGTGGAAGCTGTAGCCCGTGGAATTGGCGAAAATCTCAATGGCGGTTATAAGGTAATTGTGAATAAATCTACAGTCCCCATTGGTTCTGGTGACTGGGTAAGAATGATTGTTTTGGATGGTATTGCAGAACGTCAAAAAACACTCGTACCCGCAGGTGGAGTAGCGATTGAGGAAAAATTACCAGAAGATTTACCCCAATTTGATGTTGTCAGCAATCCAGAGTTTTTGCGTGAAGGTTCGGCGGTGTATGACACTTTTAACCCTGATCGTATCGTTTTAGGCGGTAATAGTCAAAGAGCGATCGCCTTAATGAAAGAACTGTATACGCCCATTGTGGAACGCCAGTATGCGGTTGATAAATCTTTACCACCAGTGCCTGTATTATCCACAGACCTGAGTTCCGCAGAAATGATCAAATACGCTGCTAACGCCTTTTTAGCGACCAAAATTAGCTTTATTAACGAAGTTGCGAATATTTGCGATCGCGTCGGTGCTGATGTTACCCAAGTAGCAAAAGGCATTGGTTTAGACTCCCGGATTGGGAACAAATTTTTAAACGCTGGTATTGGTTGGGGTGGTTCCTGCTTCCCGAAAGATGTCTCCGCACTGATTCACACTGCTGAAGACTATGGCTATGAAGCCCAGATTATGAAAGCTGCTGTCAGTGTCAACGAGCGCCAACGCTTGATTGCTTTGGAAAAACTCCAGCAAGTTCTCAAAATTCTCAAAGGTAAAACTGTCGGACTTCTGGGTTTAACCTTCAAGCCAGATACCGATGATATGCGAGATGCGCCAGCACTCAACTTGATTGAGCAGTTGAACCGACTGGGAGCTAAAGTCAAAGCTTATGACCCCATTGTTTCCCAAACAGGTTTACGTCATGGTCTGACAGGCGTGTTAGTGGAAACTGATGCTGAAAGGCTGGCTGATGGTTGCGACGCTTTGGTATTAGTCACCGAATGGCAGCAGTTTAGCAGTCTAGATTACGCTAAGATGGCAAAATTAATGAACCATCCCGTAATGATTGATGGTCGGAACTTCCTCGACCCTGAAACTATGGTAAGGGCTGGTTTCCAATATGTCGGTGTGGGACGATAG
- a CDS encoding DUF2993 domain-containing protein: MFGGLTGLKDSQSTDWGERMLNTVASQTIRHLFTQSKSVEVFVRCYPSSKLLQGSIDSFKMSGTGLVIRKDFLVEEMSFETDAVAIDFGAVLSGKLNLKQPTQAIANVILSEAGINQAFNAKLVTQHLVNLTVPSLTEISGGTPVSFTDIQVELLAENHLRILAKADLNNGEIIPLSMVMSVAVERRRRISFKNPQIELDSVPEAQREISQTLSMALAEILDNMVDLDRFDLDGVKLRLNRLETEGKNLIFSGYAEIERIPSNP; the protein is encoded by the coding sequence ATGTTCGGCGGACTTACTGGTTTAAAAGATTCTCAAAGCACAGATTGGGGAGAGCGAATGCTAAACACAGTCGCTAGCCAAACGATTCGCCACTTGTTTACCCAAAGCAAGTCAGTAGAAGTCTTTGTGCGCTGCTATCCCTCCAGCAAACTGTTGCAAGGCAGCATTGATAGCTTTAAAATGAGCGGTACTGGCTTGGTGATTCGTAAAGATTTTTTGGTCGAGGAAATGTCCTTTGAAACCGATGCGGTTGCCATTGACTTCGGCGCGGTTCTGAGTGGTAAGCTCAACCTCAAGCAACCCACCCAAGCGATCGCTAACGTAATTCTATCAGAAGCAGGCATTAACCAAGCCTTCAATGCCAAACTGGTGACACAGCACCTGGTTAACCTCACAGTACCCTCCTTGACAGAAATCTCTGGAGGTACACCAGTTTCCTTTACCGATATTCAAGTAGAACTCTTAGCAGAAAATCATCTGCGGATTTTAGCTAAAGCAGATTTAAATAATGGCGAAATCATCCCATTGAGCATGGTTATGAGTGTAGCCGTAGAAAGACGGCGGCGGATTTCCTTTAAAAACCCCCAAATTGAGCTTGACTCAGTACCAGAAGCACAACGGGAAATCTCCCAAACATTGAGTATGGCGCTGGCGGAAATTTTAGATAATATGGTTGATTTGGATCGCTTTGACCTTGATGGTGTGAAATTGCGACTGAATCGTTTAGAAACTGAAGGGAAAAATTTAATTTTCAGTGGTTATGCGGAAATAGAACGTATTCCCAGCAACCCTTAA
- a CDS encoding GTPase encodes MPIDKVSQAEFEDALKQCSQTANVAYNISLTYVNRTELILKNLNYDIRQSCGHLLSKKGADKFQFAGTLNQIQSNIKILSQETFEDLDSSLNTKRKYLENFTVALFGRTKAGKSTLRETLTRGNGSTIGKGSQRTTRDVKEYYWQGLRLLDTPGIEAYEGEDDTKQANDVIDQSDIVLFLTSDDSVQPGEFEAMAQLQEISKYFAVILNVKHDISNGLEDLQMFIDIPEMVFDEERLSQHQHHIHNHIQEFLQLDDVDITCIHAQAGFLSTKEEYQEYSSQLWELSKIEKLYSLITYQIYANGQNLRLSTFSDSLIKFISEIYQKLCVAKEELDKQRNLMGEQKQKIRKIFDEIKAEGNLKIKSQCEFLSNQIEKQIGPFVDKYAETDIEARKKEWQRIVNQKHIEAMMKGVINEIFLYSKEKLLEFEHEYEYDVNNIKIDLENLNIRDIRQDDTGKWIKLAGVAIGAVGAVAVLATNWWNPGGWVVAAGLVSTAASVGSGFAGEWKSREDDKNYKKNIQEEKQSLIKQVNENKKATVKSYQDCLETNIKQYQNQTLEQVDVYIKGLFAIIQDLDHAIAEIIKIKQEINSDFSNSK; translated from the coding sequence ATGCCTATAGATAAAGTATCTCAAGCTGAATTTGAAGATGCTTTAAAACAATGCTCACAAACAGCTAACGTTGCTTATAATATCAGCTTAACCTATGTAAATAGAACAGAATTAATTCTCAAAAATCTTAATTATGATATCAGACAAAGTTGTGGTCATCTATTAAGTAAGAAAGGTGCTGACAAATTTCAATTTGCTGGCACATTAAATCAGATACAGTCAAATATTAAAATATTGTCTCAAGAAACTTTTGAAGATTTAGATAGTTCTTTAAATACAAAAAGAAAATATCTGGAAAATTTTACAGTCGCTCTATTTGGTAGAACCAAAGCAGGTAAAAGCACATTACGGGAAACACTGACTCGCGGTAATGGTAGCACGATTGGTAAAGGCTCACAACGGACAACCAGAGATGTTAAAGAATATTACTGGCAAGGTTTACGCTTACTTGATACACCTGGAATTGAGGCTTATGAAGGTGAGGATGATACAAAACAAGCCAATGATGTAATTGATCAATCTGATATAGTTCTATTTTTAACGAGTGATGATTCTGTACAACCTGGGGAATTTGAAGCAATGGCACAGTTACAGGAAATTAGTAAATACTTTGCTGTAATTCTCAATGTCAAGCATGATATTTCTAATGGGTTAGAAGATTTACAGATGTTTATTGATATACCAGAAATGGTATTTGATGAAGAGCGCTTATCACAACATCAACATCATATCCACAATCACATTCAAGAATTTTTGCAGTTAGATGATGTAGATATAACTTGTATTCATGCTCAAGCAGGTTTTTTAAGTACCAAGGAAGAATATCAAGAGTATAGCAGTCAACTTTGGGAATTGAGCAAAATAGAAAAACTATACTCCTTAATTACATATCAAATTTATGCAAATGGTCAAAATTTGCGGTTATCAACTTTCTCTGATAGCTTAATCAAATTCATATCAGAAATTTATCAAAAATTATGTGTTGCCAAGGAAGAATTAGATAAGCAACGGAACTTAATGGGGGAACAAAAGCAAAAAATCAGAAAGATATTTGATGAAATTAAAGCAGAAGGTAATCTTAAAATTAAATCTCAATGTGAATTTTTATCTAATCAAATAGAAAAGCAAATAGGTCCTTTTGTTGATAAATATGCAGAAACTGATATTGAAGCCAGAAAGAAAGAATGGCAGAGAATAGTTAATCAAAAACATATTGAAGCCATGATGAAAGGTGTCATAAATGAAATATTTTTATATTCAAAGGAAAAACTCCTTGAGTTTGAGCATGAATATGAATATGATGTCAATAACATCAAGATTGACCTAGAAAACTTGAACATTCGTGATATTCGCCAGGATGATACAGGAAAGTGGATAAAACTTGCTGGTGTAGCTATTGGTGCTGTTGGGGCAGTAGCTGTTTTAGCCACAAATTGGTGGAATCCAGGTGGTTGGGTTGTTGCAGCAGGATTAGTTAGTACAGCTGCTAGTGTGGGATCTGGTTTTGCAGGTGAATGGAAAAGTAGGGAAGATGATAAAAATTACAAAAAGAATATTCAAGAAGAAAAACAGTCTCTGATAAAACAGGTTAATGAAAATAAAAAAGCAACTGTAAAATCTTATCAGGATTGCTTGGAGACAAATATCAAACAATACCAAAATCAAACTTTAGAACAAGTTGATGTATACATCAAGGGTTTATTTGCAATAATTCAAGACTTAGATCATGCTATTGCTGAAATAATCAAAATTAAGCAAGAAATTAACAGTGATTTTTCTAACTCTAAATAA
- a CDS encoding GTPase, with the protein MLKFTFNEASNKVNQLCQETINILANRTEDEIKTLVDDFESFWQGEYKQKTKLSIAFIGQYNAGKSTLIKALTGDAKVKISAEICTDTVTEYAWQNVLVLDTPGIYAGNIEHDAITLERISKCDLLVFVVPNELFNPQGAEFFQKVANQMQRVGQMVLVVNKMSRESGSPEDLLPTIMQVIEPYRPNDFYTCFIDADSYLKAQDPKYIKYQTSLLSKSSFDKLRDSLQKLIEINELSARLVTPLHRAVDMLDKALLFFSSDERITHNLLELLRRKKVLIQASQIRTRNAYRSELNKLEHEIIMLSERIASKIDGHHNEEEIEKELEKVTQEITVLSENTCKNVQSSLKSELENLTSKLQELENSLLGRTLAEELEIDSVDAKRVNHPNISHKIGKSILEQQGGKFFQEIGKLSSKASRNIVYKVGNFMGIKFKPLGAFKTAKFIRGLGPVFAVGGVILDVAMTAKEEREQQDNQRKLRQARAQVREEFRNVAEEMRKEYELNIEEALILYDEELNDIEAKQKDLSNFEQSKLEILTQIENKRQEIKQEIRQLIK; encoded by the coding sequence ATGTTGAAGTTTACATTTAATGAAGCATCAAATAAAGTTAATCAACTTTGCCAAGAGACAATAAATATTCTTGCAAATCGCACAGAGGATGAGATTAAAACATTAGTTGATGATTTTGAAAGCTTTTGGCAAGGTGAATATAAGCAAAAAACCAAACTATCTATTGCTTTTATTGGACAGTACAATGCTGGTAAATCAACTCTAATTAAAGCTTTAACTGGAGATGCAAAAGTTAAAATTAGTGCCGAAATATGTACTGATACAGTTACAGAATATGCTTGGCAAAATGTTTTAGTGCTAGACACACCCGGAATTTATGCAGGTAATATAGAACATGATGCAATCACACTAGAAAGAATCTCAAAATGTGATTTACTTGTATTTGTAGTTCCCAATGAGTTATTTAATCCCCAGGGAGCAGAATTTTTTCAAAAAGTAGCCAATCAAATGCAAAGAGTTGGTCAGATGGTGTTAGTAGTAAATAAAATGAGTCGTGAATCAGGTAGTCCTGAAGACTTGCTACCAACAATCATGCAAGTTATAGAACCATACCGTCCCAATGATTTCTATACCTGTTTTATTGACGCTGATTCCTATCTCAAAGCTCAAGACCCTAAATATATAAAATACCAAACATCTTTACTTTCTAAATCAAGTTTTGATAAGTTGCGTGATTCTCTGCAAAAGCTAATTGAAATAAATGAACTTTCAGCAAGGTTAGTTACTCCTCTACATCGCGCGGTTGATATGCTTGATAAAGCATTGCTTTTTTTCAGTTCAGATGAGCGAATTACCCATAATTTATTAGAACTATTACGACGCAAGAAAGTTTTAATACAAGCATCTCAAATCAGAACTAGAAATGCTTATCGTTCTGAATTAAATAAACTTGAGCATGAAATTATCATGCTTAGTGAAAGGATAGCTAGTAAAATTGATGGACACCACAACGAGGAAGAAATAGAAAAAGAGCTAGAGAAAGTCACACAAGAAATCACCGTTTTATCAGAAAATACTTGCAAAAACGTTCAATCTAGTTTAAAAAGTGAATTAGAAAATCTGACATCTAAACTGCAAGAACTAGAAAACTCTTTACTAGGTCGAACTTTAGCAGAAGAGTTAGAGATAGATTCAGTAGATGCTAAAAGAGTTAATCACCCGAATATAAGTCATAAAATAGGCAAGTCTATACTAGAACAACAAGGGGGTAAATTTTTCCAGGAAATTGGTAAGTTATCATCCAAAGCATCGAGAAACATAGTTTATAAAGTAGGTAATTTTATGGGTATTAAATTTAAACCTTTGGGGGCTTTTAAGACAGCTAAGTTTATTAGGGGTTTAGGTCCAGTATTTGCTGTGGGTGGGGTAATATTAGATGTAGCTATGACAGCTAAAGAAGAAAGAGAACAGCAAGACAATCAGCGTAAGTTACGTCAAGCTAGAGCGCAAGTAAGAGAAGAGTTCAGAAACGTAGCTGAGGAAATGCGAAAAGAGTATGAGTTAAATATTGAAGAAGCTTTAATTTTGTACGATGAAGAATTAAATGATATTGAAGCTAAACAAAAAGACTTGAGTAATTTTGAGCAGTCGAAACTTGAGATATTAACTCAAATTGAGAATAAACGTCAGGAAATAAAGCAGGAGATCAGACAATTGATCAAGTAG